AATATTATAGAAAACCTGTAATGGAAGGAAGCATCCCTAATTTTTAGGGATGTTTTTTTGATAATCAAACGTGATAGTGTGGAAATTAGGATAATATAATTAAAATAAAAACAGTGTAAATTCTATTTTTCTAGCGGATTAAAGCGTTTTTCTTTTTAGAAGAAAATAACTGTATTAATTATTTGAAACATTAACATTATAATAAATATAGGTGGTGAAGCAAATGGAGATTTTTAATTATGATAATAGAAGTTTGAGGTTACTAAATATATTAGAATCTAGTTTTTTAGTTCAAGATCAGTACTTATTAGATGTATTAAAGGTAAGTTCAAAAACTATTAGTAATGAAATAAAATCTTTAAATGAATTATTTGAAGACTGTGCATATATAGAAAATAAGAATTCAAACTATAGTCTCTTTATTACAAAGTTAGAAGAATATTTAAAGAGAAAAAGATCTATATACGAAGCTAGTATTAATTTTGATTCTAGTAAGGTAAGGTTAGTATATATATTTAAGACATTAGTTTCTTCGGGTGAGAGTACCCTTATAGATGATTTATCTTTTGAAATGATAGTTAGCAGAACAACTTTAAATTCTGATATAAAGAAATTAAATGAAATTATAAGTAGTTATAATCTTGTTATAAAAGGAAAACCTAATACAGGTATTAGGGTAGTTGGACTAGAAAAAGATATTAGAATTTTTATTTTAGAAAATATATTTAATTATATGTATAAAGAAGATATTTTTGATAAAGATGATAATATGTTCTTTGATGAAACATTTGAAAAGTACAAAATTGATAAACAGGCAAAAGCTGAATTTTTCAGATACTTAACAGTATCTTTAGATCGATTTGCTAATGGTTATTATTTGAATTTTGAAGAGAATCAATATGAAGAATTATTAAATAATTATGCACAACCTTTTATTAAAGAGATAAGTGATTATATAGAGAATAAATATAAGATAAACTTATCTACTGATGAAATCAAATTTTTAGCGATTTGCTTTGCTACGATGAGAGTTCCTACAAAAATAAATAAAATAAGAGAAAACCTAAAATATACTGAAGAATATACGAACCTTGTTCAGGAAATTTTAGAAACAGTTGTTTACGAGTATGGACTTGAATTTGATACTTCGGATATTATTGAAGAATTTATCTATCACATATACTTCTTAATGGAACGATTAAAATATGGGGTTAGATATAACAACAATATGAAAGAAAAAATTAAAGAACAATATCCAGTATCGTATAAAATTGCTAAAACCGCCAGTAAAGTAATTAACGATAAGTATAATTATATAGTTTCAGAAGATGAAATTAGTTATCTAGCGATATATTTTGAAACGTTATTGAAAAAAATAAAAGTTCAACCTGAAAATTTAAAAATATTGTTAGTAACTAACTCAGGACCAGCATATAGAAAACTTATGGTAAATGAAATAGAAAATATAATAGTAAATTCACAAGTATCAGCATACACCACTTTTGAAAAAGTTGATTACAGTAAATTTAATATTATAATTTCTACAGAGGACATACAGTTTGATACAGAAACACCGGTTATTTATCAAAACGAAATTTTAGATAAGATGTACTTGAAAAAAGAAATTAATTTTCTACAATATGTTAATAAAATGAATAATCCTAGTATTCGAGGAATGGAATCAGTGTTGCTAAGTTCGATGAGAGAAGAGACATTTTTCAAATGTGATAGCAAAAAAACATATGCTGATAATATTGATTTTATGATAGAAGAGTTAATAAAACAGTATTTGGTAGATGATAAGTTTTTAGAAAGAATCAGAGAAAGAGAAAAAAAATCGTCTATGATTTTTGAAAAAAATGTTGCATTCCCACATACGATAAATAAACTAGGAGATGATTTAATAATTGCTCTAGGGGTAAGTGAAAAAGGATTTAAGGATAATGAAGACTTAAAACTAATATTTATGGCGTGTGTACCTGAAGGAGAAAAAAATGGGTTGATTTTAGCTAAAACCTACGATGAATTAATTTCAATTATTAAAGATGAAAAATTAATTACAGATATATCAAAAATAGATAATTATGACTTATTAGTAAATTACTTTATAAAAAATACTAATTTATATAGATAGCAATTAGGAGGACATATGAATTTAATAGTTTTAGGAATACTCTTTATTTTAGCGTTTATTTTACAGTATGCTCTAACTTATGTTCAGTTAAATAGTTTTAAACGAAGCTATAGTAAACTTAGACGAATAGGTAGAGTAGTAATAGGAAGAAAAAAAGGTGCTGCACGAGCAGGAGCAATCGTTATGCTAGCTATTGATGAAAATGATAAAGTTATTACTGGAGAAGCTATGCAAGGAGTAACGGTACTTGCTAGATTTAAAAAATTTGAATATTTCAATGGTCTGAAAGTAGGGACTATAAATAGAGAAGATTGTAAAGCGGTAAAATTATCAGCATCTTTAACTAGTGCAGTACTTGATGGAGTTGTTAATTATAAAACAATTTCTGCAGGTGGACAAGTTGAAATGGAAGCAAGTCCATTTGGGAAATTAGCAAAAAAATTAAAATTAAATTAAATATTATAAGGAGGACAATATGGATTATATTGTTAAAATAGCTTCAGGCTTTACAGGTTTATTTGACGAAGGTGCTAAAACTTTCGTAAGTTGGGTAGGAGGAATCGTACCAAAAGTATTATTACTTCTTGTTTTTATGAATGCCTTAGTTGCTTTTATAGGGCCGCATAGAGTAGAAAAATTCGCTAAAGTTTGCTCTAAAAACGTAATTTTAGCTTATGGAATTTTACCATTCGTTTCTGCTTTCATGTTAGCAAACCCAATGGCATTATCAATGGGTAAATTCTTACCAGAACGTATGAAACCAAGTTATTATGCATCAGCATCATATCACTGTCATACAAACAGTGGGGTATTCCCACACATTAACGTTGGTGAGATCTTTATCTACTTAGGAATTGCAAATGGTATTACTCAATTAGGTTTAGATGTTACACCATTAGCAATTAGATATCTTCTTGTAGGGTTAGTAATGAACTTCTTTGCAGGATGGGTTACAGATTTCACAACAAAAATCGTTATGAAACAACAAAAAATTGAATTAAGTAATGAATTAAAAGCGTAAAATTAGGAGAAATAATTATGACATACGGAACAATTAAAATAGAAAAAGGTAGCGGTGGTTTCGGTGGACCTTTAGTAGTTACTCCAAAACCAGGAAAAGATAAAATTTTATATATTACAGGTGGTGGAGCTGAACCTGAAATCGTAGAAAAAATCGTAAAATTAACAGGTGCTACTGCGGTTAACGGATTTAAAACATCAGTACCAGACGAAGAAATTTTCTTAGCGATCATTGACTGTGGTGGTACATTACGTTGCGGTATTTATCCACAAAAAAGAATTCCAACAGTTAACATTATGCCTGTAGGACCAAGTGGACCACTTGCTAAATTTATTAAAGAAGACATCTATGTTTCAGCTGTAGGATTAGACCAAATCTCTTCTGCTGAAGGTAGTGAAGAAGTAGTAGTTGAGGAAAAAACTCAGGAAGAACCAAAACGTGAATTTAAATATAGTGCAGATAAAAAAGTTTCACAAAGTTTAGCAGAAAATGCTAAATCATCTGTTATTCAAAAAATCGGTATGGGTGCTGGTAAAGTAGTTCATACATTATACCAAGCTGCAAGAGATGCAGTTCAATCAATGATTACAACAATTTTACCATTTATGGCATTCGTTGCGATGTTAATCGGGGTTATCCAAGGATCAGGATTTGGTAACTGGTTTGCTAAATTATTAACTCCTCTAGCAGGGAATATCTTTGGATTAGTAGCTTTAGGATTTGTATGTTCTATTCCATTATTATCAGCGTTACTTGGACCTGGTGCAGTAATTGCTCAAATTATCGGTACTTTAATTGGGGTTGAAATCGGAAAAGGAACTATTCCTCCACAACTAGCATTACCTGCATTAT
This is a stretch of genomic DNA from Gemella haemolysans. It encodes these proteins:
- a CDS encoding BglG family transcription antiterminator, whose product is MEIFNYDNRSLRLLNILESSFLVQDQYLLDVLKVSSKTISNEIKSLNELFEDCAYIENKNSNYSLFITKLEEYLKRKRSIYEASINFDSSKVRLVYIFKTLVSSGESTLIDDLSFEMIVSRTTLNSDIKKLNEIISSYNLVIKGKPNTGIRVVGLEKDIRIFILENIFNYMYKEDIFDKDDNMFFDETFEKYKIDKQAKAEFFRYLTVSLDRFANGYYLNFEENQYEELLNNYAQPFIKEISDYIENKYKINLSTDEIKFLAICFATMRVPTKINKIRENLKYTEEYTNLVQEILETVVYEYGLEFDTSDIIEEFIYHIYFLMERLKYGVRYNNNMKEKIKEQYPVSYKIAKTASKVINDKYNYIVSEDEISYLAIYFETLLKKIKVQPENLKILLVTNSGPAYRKLMVNEIENIIVNSQVSAYTTFEKVDYSKFNIIISTEDIQFDTETPVIYQNEILDKMYLKKEINFLQYVNKMNNPSIRGMESVLLSSMREETFFKCDSKKTYADNIDFMIEELIKQYLVDDKFLERIREREKKSSMIFEKNVAFPHTINKLGDDLIIALGVSEKGFKDNEDLKLIFMACVPEGEKNGLILAKTYDELISIIKDEKLITDISKIDNYDLLVNYFIKNTNLYR
- the srlE gene encoding PTS glucitol/sorbitol transporter subunit IIB — protein: MTYGTIKIEKGSGGFGGPLVVTPKPGKDKILYITGGGAEPEIVEKIVKLTGATAVNGFKTSVPDEEIFLAIIDCGGTLRCGIYPQKRIPTVNIMPVGPSGPLAKFIKEDIYVSAVGLDQISSAEGSEEVVVEEKTQEEPKREFKYSADKKVSQSLAENAKSSVIQKIGMGAGKVVHTLYQAARDAVQSMITTILPFMAFVAMLIGVIQGSGFGNWFAKLLTPLAGNIFGLVALGFVCSIPLLSALLGPGAVIAQIIGTLIGVEIGKGTIPPQLALPALFAINTQCACDFIPVGLGLAEAEPETVEVGVVSVLYSRFIIGVPRVIVAWLASFGMYS
- the srlA gene encoding PTS glucitol/sorbitol transporter subunit IIC produces the protein MDYIVKIASGFTGLFDEGAKTFVSWVGGIVPKVLLLLVFMNALVAFIGPHRVEKFAKVCSKNVILAYGILPFVSAFMLANPMALSMGKFLPERMKPSYYASASYHCHTNSGVFPHINVGEIFIYLGIANGITQLGLDVTPLAIRYLLVGLVMNFFAGWVTDFTTKIVMKQQKIELSNELKA
- a CDS encoding transcriptional regulator GutM, coding for MNLIVLGILFILAFILQYALTYVQLNSFKRSYSKLRRIGRVVIGRKKGAARAGAIVMLAIDENDKVITGEAMQGVTVLARFKKFEYFNGLKVGTINREDCKAVKLSASLTSAVLDGVVNYKTISAGGQVEMEASPFGKLAKKLKLN